The following is a genomic window from Sphingobacterium spiritivorum.
GATTGTCGGTAAGACTGTCGGTATCCTGACGACATGCTACATTTCAACCAAACTGAAAATAAGTAGTCTGCCGGAAAATGCAAACTGGATGCACATCACCGGAACGGGCCTCCTGGCAGGTATAGGATTTACCATGTCTATCTTTATTTCTATCCTGTCTTTTGATGATCAGCTCTTAATTGATGAAGCTAAATTTGCAGTTTTAATTGGTTCATTAGTATCCGGACTACTGGGATATCTCGTACTATCATCAGCAAGTAAGAAGACAGCAGTGAATTAATGATTGTTGCTTAAATATAACAAACAAATGGCCTTCATTTCTGATAATGAAGGCCATTTGTTTTTATCGTCTTACGATCTCAATATGAGGATCGTTGATTCTACTCCCCAGCCAGGTCTGCAATTTGGATTTATTTTCATCAGTCAAAGGCGATTCTGCTTCGTACAGCAACACTGTATTGACTACTGTACTATCCTGACGGATCACATGGAGTTGCTTACCTACGGAATAGACTTTTATTTCCGGAAACAGAATATCAATTTCGTTGATCAATTTCGGGTCATCAAACTTATACATTGCCAGTTCATTGGTCAGGTTACGAATAGCAATATCTTTTTGTGACAGGTTTTCAGAGCGCTTGTTGATCTCCTCTAAAATATCTTTCTTGAGATCAGTACTATCCTGACGAATAATCAATTGCGTATTGAAGATACCATATCCGGACAAACTCAGATTAAGTTTCTTTATTTCTTCAGGAGTGAATTTCCGGGACAGAAAAGCCAGTTCTATTTTTTTTGGATTGCTGTTGAACGATGTCTTTTCATAGACTACAGTATATCCTTTTTGAACTAATTCAGTATTGATAAAATGATCTACTAACTGGGTGTATTTCTTTTGTTGTAAAAGTACATAGGCCAGATAGAAACTCGGTATTATCATCACCATTATCAATAAGGTGATCGTTCGTGTTATTCTTTTCTCTCTACCTTTATCCACAAATTTCACTTTCGGATACTTCAGATACTTAACAATAAAAAATGTCGAGATACAGATAAAAAAGCAATTTATGGAATACAGGTATAGTGCTCCGGCAAAATAAGACAGATTGCCTATTGCCAGACCATAGCCTGCTGTACACAACGGAGGCATCAAAGCTGTAGCAATTGCTACTCCGGGTATAGGATTTCCTTTTTCTACTCTTGTAATGGCAATCACACCGACCAATCCACCGAAGAAGGCAATGAGTACATCATAGATATTTGGGGAAGTACGGGCCAGTAATTCGGATTGTGCATCTTTAAACGGGCTGAGCAAAAAATAAATAAAAGAGACAGAAAGACTGACCAGTGTTGCTATCAGCAAGTTTTTGAGCGATTTTTTCAGCAACGCAAAGTCATAGGTCCCTAATGCAAATCCTGCACCTACGATAGGTCCCATCAGAGGAGAGATCAACATCGCACCTATGATCACTGCTGTAGAATTCACATTCAAGCCCACAGAAGCCACAACAATAGCACAGGCCAATATCCAGAGATTAGAACCCCTGAAAGAAATATTGGAGGTTACATTTTCCAATACTTTTTCCTTAGCATCTTCTCCGTTATGCAGATCGATAAAACGTAATAATTTAATCATTTCCTATTCTTTTTAATATCCGGTTAAAAAAAGCTTATCCCTGTTTTGAACATAGCTACACTTCCCTGTTACCCAATATAATGAGAATACGGTAAAAACAGTTTATATGAATTGAAATAGTATAAAAAAATCCCGGACACTGAAAAGAATACAGAGATCCGGGATAGTCTTATACTTTATTGTGATTTGGTTAATGATATCTGATGTAAAAATAGAGTACAATTACCGTGATCAGCAACCACCAATAGAATGGATTTCGAATTCCCTTGTTACGCAGTCTTTCGGATTCCGGCAGTTGAAGACTGTCTTTATTCCATATTAATCCTTTCAGCACTTCTTCCGGCACAGGTTTGGTTAGCAAACTCACCAGCACACAAGCGATCATGCATGTCCAGAAAACAATTCCAGTTCTGTTGAAAAACGGCATTTCGGGCAACAAAAACTCCAGTATCAGGGATAGAGGAATAGTGAGCAATCCTGCTGTCAGGGCTCCTGAAGAAGTTGTTCTTTTCCAGAAAATCCCCATTAAAAACATGGTAGCGATACCCGGAGTAAATAAACCATACAAATTCATCAGGTAAAGAAATACAGGCTTATCTGAATAGCTGATTAATAAGATTGAACTCAGAATACCTACCAGAATAATGGCTACTCCGGATCTCCTGCCAAAAGTAACAGCCTGTTTATCTGTTGCATTTTTATTGAAATATTCCAGATAAATATCTACTGTCATAATGGTTGTACACGAGTTGATAGCTCCTGAAATATGAGACATAATAGCTGAAATAAGCCCTGCCATTACTAACCCGATCAATCCTGTCGGCAGTAGCTTTTCTACCAAAGTGGCGAACAATAAGTCCGGTTTATCAAGATGAGGCAGAAAAACCGGTGCCACCAGAGCCGGAACAGTGATGATCAGGGGAACCAGAAATTTAAGGTAGTTGCCAAAAATCACGCCCATACGGCCATGCCATTCATTTTTGGCTGCCAGTACTCGCTGTACAATAAACTGGTTTGTAGCACAATAGAACACACTGATACATAAGAGTCCACCCAGATACATGGTCCATGGAAAATCCGGATCATCAGCCGGATAGAACATTTTCCAGTCCCGGCTTGAATCCCATACCGCCTGCATCCCTCCTGCTTCTTTAACTGTTGCAAAGGTTAATATAATACCTCCTGCCACTAATACAACCAACTGTACCATTTCAGTCCAGATCACAGCCCGCAAACCGCCCAGAATGGTATACACTCCGGTCAATACAGCCAGTCCGAATACGCTGTACAAAATAGGAACTCCGAATAATGCATACAGGGAAAGAGCACCCAGAAAAAGGACGGCTCCTATCTCTACAAAAATATAGGTAAACAGAATAAGTATCGCATAGACGGCTCGCGTAGCTTTTCCGAACCGCTTCTGAAGATATTCCGGAATAGTATAAAACCCGTTTCTAAGATAAAAAGGAAGGAATACCCACAATAATGCATTGAAACCGATCAGTATCGCTCCCCATTCCAGTGTAATGGCCACAAATCCTCTGCTGTAGGCTGCACCCATAGCCCCTACGAGATGGTGACTGCTGATATTGGCGGCTATAATACTTCCTCCGATCATCCACCAGGGTAGTTTATCACCTGCCAAAAAATAATCTCTTTTTGTCTGGGTATTGAATTTGGAAGCGTAAAGACCCAGAAATAGTATACCAAGAATGTAAACTACAAAAATCGTAATGTCTATTAACTCTAATTTCATCTACTTTAATTCTTGAATGGCTTGAATAGTTTTATTAATTAATATTTCCAGACTTCCTTTTGCATATGGTGTTTGCCAGACGGCATAGATATCAAGCCCGTAGAGTTCGGCCGGAGGCAAATAGCCGACATAACCGTTGGCAATATTGATAAAAGCAACCGATTTGTCCGGAAATGCCGCACGTATCTGCTCCTGTATAATGGAATATGCTTCGTTTGCCTGCCCGACAATGACACTATTTCCTAATTGCCATACCCACAATCTGATAACAGCCTGCTTCTGATCGCCTATACTTTTACGTGTATTCAGTTTGCGCCAAAGCCTGTCTTTCAATACCCGGTCTGTACAAGCCTCATACTCGGCTGTAATCTCCGTTACAGTAGGAAGTTTTTTATAATCGACAACGACTTCTACTATTTTCTTTGTCAGAAGTTGCTGAGGAGGCAGATCACAGATTTTCCAGAGAGCCAGCGGTGCGCCCGAAACCAGTGCTTCCTTAAAATATAATCCCTGATTATTAGCAGACAGGGATTCAAGAGCAGACAAGACCGCAAAACCAAGTCTTCTGCCATGCCGGTCTACAATTGCCGGATCTGAAACATACTGTTCCATAGGTGCCAGATCTCCTGATGCTCCCTGTAAAAACATACAGATTCCACCTGTCTTTGCAGTTACTTCTTCACGCATGGCACCTACAAAATCAGGAGATAACAGACTGTTTTCATGTGCAAATGTTGTGGGATGGCAGGCGTAGTTGACTAATGTTGCCAAAGTCTGATTTGCATTATCTCTGATACATCCCACCAATACCGTATCATCTGCCCGATCGGATGGATTGTACCCGATCAGATAGGAGTCATCAATCTTTAAGTCACGTTTTGTAGCCAGGTCACATTTTCCATAGGTCCAGGTGAGTGTTCCGGCTATCAGATTATGCTCAGCCTGCTGAATCAGTTCTACAGACTGTACAGCCAGAGATTCCAGATAAGGCCGGATATATTCTCCTCCCGGTTTATCGGCATCCGCAGTACATATAACAGGTCCCGAATGGGTATGTGAAAGGCAAAACAGCAGTTGTTCTTCCTGAAGAGCTGTTTGCTGCAGGATATAATGACGTAGGTTTCGTTCATCCGATTCATTTTTCCACCAGCCCAGATCCGCAGTGATCATTGCAAGAGAAATTCCTCCCTCACCCCGGAACAGTACACACTGCATCAGCAATGGCCGATGTAATCCGGAAGCCTGATCAGATGGCGCGGCACCCCAGTTGCGTGCATAGATCTCCAGTGGTGGGGTAATATCGCATTCAGCTACTCCAAAGTAGCCTGTAAAAGAATGGTGAGCAGCTATTAAGGTATCATTTAAGGTCATAATTCAGGTTTGATTGGCGGTTAACTTTTTCTGCTGAGGGACAGACCTCCATCCATCAGAATGGTGCTTCCCGTGAGATGTCTGTTTTTCGGATGGCATATCCAGACCACCTGACCGGCGACTTCTTCAGCCTCGATCAGCGCCCGTACAGGGACGGTTTCGCGTGCCTGATCTGCCAGTCCCGGATGCCGACTCCATACCTCCTTACTCAATCCGGCATTGACATAGCCAGGAGCGACTTCATTGATCCGAATTCCGTGAGGAGCATATTCCAATGCCATAGATTGACATAACATACGTATGGCAGCTTTAGAAACAGAGTAAGCCGGCAGATTCTGATGCACAACATGTGCCGCCCAGCTTCCCAGAAACACGATATTACCAGCACTCCCCTGCTGTACTATCTTTCGGGCTACTGCATTTGCAAGGTAAAATGAACCGTTTAAGTTTACTTTTATCTCCTGATCCCACTCTGCAGTACTGATCTGTTGATAGTCTTTTAAAGTAACTGTTGCTGCATTTGCAATCGCTACATCTACTTTCCCCCAATGCTGTGCTACCGATTCCACCCACAGCTCTACTGCCTCCGCATCCTGCACATCCACCTGATCGTATCTGCAGAGGTATCCGACTTCCTGCAATCGGGCAAGTTGAGGTGCTGCTGCTTCCGGGCTTAGCCTGTCTCCTATAGCCACACGTGCTCCCTGCATTGCAAAAGCTTTGACAGTTGCCAGGCCTATATCTCCCAGTCCGCCGGAAATAAGAACGACCTGATTATTAAAGTAACTTTCCTTGTTCATCTCTATATTCTTTACCAGTCACCTACACTACCATCTTTGTAGAAGGTCCGCTGTAATATCTCTTGTTGAAAAGGATGCTTTTTGACTTCCTCTTCGTTGATCTCAATTCCCAATCCCGGTTTTTGATTTGGAAGTACAATACGTCCCTGCTTCTGAACGGTAAACCCTTCGGATACAACATCCGAACGCCATTCTACATCACTGTGTACACTTTCACAAATAATATAGGATGGGCTGGAAAAGCCTAGTTCCAAAGATGCGGCTGTACTGACAGGTCCCTGCGGATTATGCGGAGCCATAGATACCCGGTAGGCCTCGGCCAGTGCACCGATACGACGTGCCTCGGTCAATCCTCCGCAATGGGTAATATCCGGCTGAATAACGCTTACTGCTCTTTTCTCCAATAATTCCCGGAATGCATGTACACCTACAAGACGTTCTCCTGATGCTATCGGAGTCGTTACCGCACGCTGAATCAACGCAATATCTTCCATAGTTTCCGGCCAGCAGGGTTCTTCAAAGAAATACAGGCCATATGGTTCCAGTGCTTTTGCAAACATCATCCCCATACGCGGACTCGGACGTGCATGGCAATCCACCATAATGTCGATCTGATCGCCGACAGCTTCCCGCATCGCACGTACACAGGCTTCTGCATATTTGATAGGCTGTAAGCCTTCCAGCGACATAGTCTCCGGCACAGCCATTGATTTGAATGCTGTAAAACCTTCTTCTACCGCCTGCAATGCTAATTCACCAAATCGTTTTGCATCTCCCGGAGCAGTCTCATAAAAGTCTTCCATCTTGCCGCCTCCCAAATGGCAGTACAGACGAACATGGTCTCTGACACGGCCTCCCCAGAGTTCATGACAAGGCACATTATGAATCTTACCCAGAATATCCCATAGTGCAATATCAATCCCGCTGATAGCCGTTCCTCTGACAATTCCGTTTCCATGCCAGAAGTGTTGGCGGTACATCATCTGCCAAAGGTGTTCTATGCGTCTGGGATCTTCTCCGATAAGCAGTTGAGAAATATCTTCAATAGCGCCAACAACGCTTTTTGTATGCCATTCCAAAGTAGCTTCTCCCCAACCCCATAATCCAGGCTGATCCGTCACTACTTTTACAAAAATCCAGTTTCTCATCCGTGCATGGCACACATAAGTTTCTATAGCTGTAATTTTCATGTATGTATTCCTGTTATAATTGATCTATTACTTTTCTGGTTTTCTCCAATGTCTCTTCAATATCTGCTACTGAGTGTGCAAAAGAAATACTTCCCTGTTTGATCGGAGCCGGGAAATTAAAAATTCCTTCTTCGATCAGTTTCTTACGGTATACCGTATCCAGCTGAAAATCATGATGATTGACGATATCATGAAAATCTACCGGAGCATGATCCATAAAATAAGTACAGAAGGCAGACCCTTGTCTTGCAATATAATGCGTAATCCCTTTAGCGGTAAAAATATCTTTCAGTCCGTTTTCCAGCATTTCACCCAGACGCTCCACATGACCATATACATTATGTTCTGCTGATGACAACTTTTGTAAGGTCGCAATAGCAGCAGCAGTCGTAAGCGGAAAAGCATTGAAGGTACCTGCAATAAGTACTCTTTCTTTCTTATCCGGATGCACAAAGTAATCCATGTATTCCTTTTTACCGGCAATCACTCCTAAAGGATAGCCATTGGCAACTGCTTTTCCAAAAGTAGACAGATCCGGCTTGATTCCACAGATAGACTGATATCCGCCCAGGGCATGTCTGAAGCCTGTTTTTACCTCATCAAAAATAAGGAGAAAACCATTTTCATCTGCCAATTTACGCAAACCTTCCAGATATCCTTCTTTAGGTTTTACAATTCCGACATTTTGTAGAATCGGCTCCAGAATAATACAGGCTATCTCATATCTTTTTAGCAGATAGGCTACAGAATCCAGATCATTGTAATTGACAATATGCACTAAAGAACTATGTGCTTTGGGTACTCCTGCAGATGAAGAATCAAATGGATATTCTCCAGGACTTACACGCGGACCGATATCTTCCAATGCACTGATTACATTACAGGAAACATCATTGTGCCAGCCGTTATATCCGCCCTGCATCACAATAATATGATCACGATGTGTCACCGCTCTGGCTATGCGTATAGCGTGATAAGTTGCCTCAGATCCTGTAGTAGTAATCTGTATACTGTCTACAGTAGGCACCGACTGACAGAATAAAGAAGCAAACTCTCCCTCCAGCGTAGTAGGCCCGGCTCCCATTAATACAGCCTGATCGCTTAATGTACTCTGTACCGCACGATTTATATCCGGATCATTATGCCCCAGAAAGGAAGCCGCAAATCCAGCCTGATAATCAATGTACTCATTTCCGTCCAGATCACGTACTTTACTGCCGTTACCGCTTTTGAAACAAATATTAGGTTCAGATTTTCTATTTAGGGACACTACTCCCCCGGGAATCCATTTTTCATTTTCCAGCAATACACCGGACGATTTAGATCTTGTCATATTAGATTGTCAATTATTTTTTTACTCCTTGTCACTACCGTGAAAAATAATCACATGCGGTTATATGCTGTATGCAGGAACGGATGTACTATGGCTTTTTAATATACACGTACAGGTATCGTAAGATCGTCCGGTTCTGTATATTCAGGCTTATAACTAACTGATTAATTTGTATACTAAATTACATTATATTTGTATACAATTAAAATATATTTTTACTTTTTTATATTTGACCTGTTATGAACGACAATACCACCACTATCCTGTTGGATAACCTCTCCTTTCCGGAAGGTCCTGCATTTACTCCAAACGGAGATCTTTGGTTTGTAGAGCAGCAGCGGAATTGCCTGAGCCGATACCGGAACGGTTCATTAGAGCGGTATGAAGTCGGTGGCAGACCTAATGGCATCGCTACAGATGACAACGGCCTGATCTGGTTTTGTGATTCGGAACGCAATCAGATACGAACATTCAACAGTCTGACCGGAGATCTGGAAATAATCGTAAGTCAGGTGGAAGGCAATGCTTTAAACCTGCCCAACGATTTGGCGTTCGACAAAGACGGCAATCTGCTGTTCACCTGTTCCGGAGACAGCCTTACCAAAGGTGACGGATATATATGCGCGCTATCGCCAAAACAAAAATTAAAGGTATTTCGATCTGTCTCTTTTTACCCCAACGGACTGGCTTTCAATGCCGATCACAGCAAACTTTATATAGCAGAGACCGGCACACACAACATCTGGACAGGCAACTGGGATAGCCAGAATATGGAATGGACTAATCCTGTCTGTTTCACAAATACCGGAGGACCTGTTGGTCCTGACGGGATGGCATTTGATGAGGAAGGCAACTTGTATATTGCTGTGTACGGATCAGGAACGGTACATCAGTATGATCCTCAGGGACAATTGTCTGCAAAAATACATACCGGAGGAAACAATCCGACAAATTGCGCTTTCGATCCCATCGGGAGCCTGGGACTGGTTATTACAGAAGCAGAAAAGGGGGTGCTGGTCAGTTATAAGACCGTATGCAAAGGTATTTTATAAGGACTGCAGATCGGGAGGATATTATGCTGGAACAGGTTCTGGAAAGTAAAAAAAGCCGGAAGATTTCTCTTCCGGCCGTCAGTCAGATTATACAGATTAGTGAATTTAACAACCTAAAATTCAATAGATTCCTTCTCTCCTCTGTCAAGATGCTCAAGCAAAGTATCTATGGATTCTTTTAATTTACCCTCCTTCAGGTATTCCACAATTTTACGGTGCTCTACTTCAGTCTGTTTATAGTCATCCATATGGCTCAGAGCATTGCCCAGCTTCAGATGAAACAAAGGAATATTACTGTTATGATAGATATGCAGCAAGCGCTCATTGCCTGTAGATTCGATTATTTTCTCATGAAAACGCACATCTGCTTCGCATGCTCCGCCATAATATCCTTTTTCTACCATGGAAGAAAAATCGTCACAAATGAGCTCCAGCTCTTTGATCACTGCTTTATCTCTTTTTGTAAACAAGATCTTGAGTGCACCGACTTCCAGAAGTTCGCGCAGTTCGCGGATGTCCTTGATATCATCAGCTGTCATTTTTTTAACAAAACAACCGCCTTTTCCTCCAAACTCTACAAGCTGCTCTCCGGCCAAACGCATAAAAGCCTCACGGATAGCAACACGACTCACACTTAGTTTATCTGCCCAGAAACTCTCGATCAGTCTGGCACCGCCAACAAGCTGATTGGACAATATTTTTTTCCTGATCTCTAAATACGCCTTATAAGACAACGAGTCTTCCTTCATATTGTATACAATTTAATATCAAAAATAAGAATACATCTTGTATTTATTGCAATAATAAAATGCATTCCTGTAACTTACTAAAAAAATCAATGACAGCACAAACAATAAATTAATTATTATTCAACCCTGCTTCATCCGCTCCATATTTTCTTCCGGGAGCAAACCGCAATACAGTTCCCTGAGATTCATAACGGATAACATTCTTACCCGGATCAACCGGAATATTTTTATCTGAAATCTGTTGTCCGGATTGAATAGTCCAGAATCCTTCTTTCAGGCCTGCCAGAATAATTTTGTATTTTTTATCTGCCGGAACTGTTAATTCAATCGGCTCACTGATCAGTTGTCCGCCTTTACTGATGCATACAATACGATCATCCAACCGGATCACATAATAACCTGCTTTCTCTTCGTATTGAACAGGCAACGGAACGGATTGCCCTTCCACCATCTGAAAAACAGTCAGAAAACGATCTTCTGGATTTTCCTGTTGAGGCGTAACCATGATACGATGCGCACGTGCCTCCGGCCAGTTTGACTTGACTTCATAATCATCTCCAAAGACCTGATTAGCTTTTTCTCCACTCAAAACAGTGACTGCTCTTTGCTCAGGCTTAGGCAACAACATATTGACATAGGTTTTCCCGGTCTTTCCTTCCAGTTCACTATGTAATACCAGCTGTCCCTGCTCTTCTTTTGGTGCATTCAGTGTATTGATCTGCCAGTATTTCTTAAAGGCCGGATCATTTACTTTCATGTCATCCGTCAGAATAACGGCTGCAGGCACATCTTTACGGTTCAGATCGAGAAACAGAAAACCGCGTGTATAGCTACTCATTTTAGACGTATATGCGGCTGTCAGATCTATATTGTAATAACTAAAATCCGGCGACATGGAGTCGGCAGCTACAGCAGAAGAGCGTACGAAACCAACATTGTACCAGGGATCGGTCTTTGCCTCTGTCGCCGTTCTCGGAAAACGCTGACTGAAACGTGTACCCCCGTCATTAGTCCTTGTTCTGAACAATAATTTCTCCTGAGGATCTACTGCAAGCATCATACTGTGAGACACTGAACGTTTGTTAAAATTGAAATCATATGGCGATCCATAAGACAGATACAACCCGAGATCACCCACCTGTATCCCGTGATAGTAGATCTGCAATGCTCCGGCATCTGCATGCTGATGATTTCCGAAATGATAACCTCCGCCTTTTATTTCAGCGACCACATCACTACTGCTGCGATCCATATTCCATCCTGTACGCGCAACCATAGCTCCCAATACCGGGCCAAAATCTTTTGTTCTAGGCAATTGATTCAGATTGTAGTCCGGCTTAAGCAACGGATCGTTTAACAGCAGAAACAAAACCGGATTATCCGGCAATGCACCTTGTTTGTAGAATTCGGCTTTGATCAGAGGATTGTGCGAATATGCATAGCAAAGCAACATGGTCTGGGGATTTTTCCAGTAAAAGTTAGTACTGGAAGCATACTTGACATTGAACATATCGCCGTCCCGTAACATTTTACCATCCGGCGTACGCATATAAAGCCAGTAGTAAGGCATGTTTTTAATATTTTCATCAAAAACTTCCTGACCTGTCATCCTGTAATAGAACCAAACAGCATGCATTTCCCAACCAAAACGATAGCCACCGTAATCTATCCCCTGATTGTGCCGCGGAGACTGATATTCAAATTTACGCATAGGAACCAATTGTTCTAATACGGTATACGACACGTATTGATAAGGCAACGGATCTTCATCATACACCGCTATACTCATAGCTAACAGGTCTCTGCATATCTGTGCTTCATTGCCATGCCCGTTGATAATGCTTTCCTGACCATAGAACGGAGGCCAGCCGATTTCCATATCATCCGCCAGCCGGTACATATGCCGACGGATATGCGC
Proteins encoded in this region:
- a CDS encoding DUF389 domain-containing protein; this encodes MIKLLRFIDLHNGEDAKEKVLENVTSNISFRGSNLWILACAIVVASVGLNVNSTAVIIGAMLISPLMGPIVGAGFALGTYDFALLKKSLKNLLIATLVSLSVSFIYFLLSPFKDAQSELLARTSPNIYDVLIAFFGGLVGVIAITRVEKGNPIPGVAIATALMPPLCTAGYGLAIGNLSYFAGALYLYSINCFFICISTFFIVKYLKYPKVKFVDKGREKRITRTITLLIMVMIIPSFYLAYVLLQQKKYTQLVDHFINTELVQKGYTVVYEKTSFNSNPKKIELAFLSRKFTPEEIKKLNLSLSGYGIFNTQLIIRQDSTDLKKDILEEINKRSENLSQKDIAIRNLTNELAMYKFDDPKLINEIDILFPEIKVYSVGKQLHVIRQDSTVVNTVLLYEAESPLTDENKSKLQTWLGSRINDPHIEIVRR
- a CDS encoding SLC5 family protein; the encoded protein is MKLELIDITIFVVYILGILFLGLYASKFNTQTKRDYFLAGDKLPWWMIGGSIIAANISSHHLVGAMGAAYSRGFVAITLEWGAILIGFNALLWVFLPFYLRNGFYTIPEYLQKRFGKATRAVYAILILFTYIFVEIGAVLFLGALSLYALFGVPILYSVFGLAVLTGVYTILGGLRAVIWTEMVQLVVLVAGGIILTFATVKEAGGMQAVWDSSRDWKMFYPADDPDFPWTMYLGGLLCISVFYCATNQFIVQRVLAAKNEWHGRMGVIFGNYLKFLVPLIITVPALVAPVFLPHLDKPDLLFATLVEKLLPTGLIGLVMAGLISAIMSHISGAINSCTTIMTVDIYLEYFNKNATDKQAVTFGRRSGVAIILVGILSSILLISYSDKPVFLYLMNLYGLFTPGIATMFLMGIFWKRTTSSGALTAGLLTIPLSLILEFLLPEMPFFNRTGIVFWTCMIACVLVSLLTKPVPEEVLKGLIWNKDSLQLPESERLRNKGIRNPFYWWLLITVIVLYFYIRYH
- a CDS encoding SDR family NAD(P)-dependent oxidoreductase; translation: MNKESYFNNQVVLISGGLGDIGLATVKAFAMQGARVAIGDRLSPEAAAPQLARLQEVGYLCRYDQVDVQDAEAVELWVESVAQHWGKVDVAIANAATVTLKDYQQISTAEWDQEIKVNLNGSFYLANAVARKIVQQGSAGNIVFLGSWAAHVVHQNLPAYSVSKAAIRMLCQSMALEYAPHGIRINEVAPGYVNAGLSKEVWSRHPGLADQARETVPVRALIEAEEVAGQVVWICHPKNRHLTGSTILMDGGLSLSRKS
- the dgoD gene encoding galactonate dehydratase, which produces MKITAIETYVCHARMRNWIFVKVVTDQPGLWGWGEATLEWHTKSVVGAIEDISQLLIGEDPRRIEHLWQMMYRQHFWHGNGIVRGTAISGIDIALWDILGKIHNVPCHELWGGRVRDHVRLYCHLGGGKMEDFYETAPGDAKRFGELALQAVEEGFTAFKSMAVPETMSLEGLQPIKYAEACVRAMREAVGDQIDIMVDCHARPSPRMGMMFAKALEPYGLYFFEEPCWPETMEDIALIQRAVTTPIASGERLVGVHAFRELLEKRAVSVIQPDITHCGGLTEARRIGALAEAYRVSMAPHNPQGPVSTAASLELGFSSPSYIICESVHSDVEWRSDVVSEGFTVQKQGRIVLPNQKPGLGIEINEEEVKKHPFQQEILQRTFYKDGSVGDW
- a CDS encoding aspartate aminotransferase family protein, yielding MTRSKSSGVLLENEKWIPGGVVSLNRKSEPNICFKSGNGSKVRDLDGNEYIDYQAGFAASFLGHNDPDINRAVQSTLSDQAVLMGAGPTTLEGEFASLFCQSVPTVDSIQITTTGSEATYHAIRIARAVTHRDHIIVMQGGYNGWHNDVSCNVISALEDIGPRVSPGEYPFDSSSAGVPKAHSSLVHIVNYNDLDSVAYLLKRYEIACIILEPILQNVGIVKPKEGYLEGLRKLADENGFLLIFDEVKTGFRHALGGYQSICGIKPDLSTFGKAVANGYPLGVIAGKKEYMDYFVHPDKKERVLIAGTFNAFPLTTAAAIATLQKLSSAEHNVYGHVERLGEMLENGLKDIFTAKGITHYIARQGSAFCTYFMDHAPVDFHDIVNHHDFQLDTVYRKKLIEEGIFNFPAPIKQGSISFAHSVADIEETLEKTRKVIDQL
- a CDS encoding SMP-30/gluconolactonase/LRE family protein — translated: MNDNTTTILLDNLSFPEGPAFTPNGDLWFVEQQRNCLSRYRNGSLERYEVGGRPNGIATDDNGLIWFCDSERNQIRTFNSLTGDLEIIVSQVEGNALNLPNDLAFDKDGNLLFTCSGDSLTKGDGYICALSPKQKLKVFRSVSFYPNGLAFNADHSKLYIAETGTHNIWTGNWDSQNMEWTNPVCFTNTGGPVGPDGMAFDEEGNLYIAVYGSGTVHQYDPQGQLSAKIHTGGNNPTNCAFDPIGSLGLVITEAEKGVLVSYKTVCKGIL
- a CDS encoding GntR family transcriptional regulator, with product MKEDSLSYKAYLEIRKKILSNQLVGGARLIESFWADKLSVSRVAIREAFMRLAGEQLVEFGGKGGCFVKKMTADDIKDIRELRELLEVGALKILFTKRDKAVIKELELICDDFSSMVEKGYYGGACEADVRFHEKIIESTGNERLLHIYHNSNIPLFHLKLGNALSHMDDYKQTEVEHRKIVEYLKEGKLKESIDTLLEHLDRGEKESIEF